A segment of the Oncorhynchus keta strain PuntledgeMale-10-30-2019 unplaced genomic scaffold, Oket_V2 Un_contig_17534_pilon_pilon, whole genome shotgun sequence genome:
TGTTGATGTTGTCCTTGGATTTCTGTTGTGTGTCTAATTCTGTCTGTTCACCAGTGGCACTGACTTTGTAGAAGGTCACCCTGAGTCTCCCAATAGGAGCGATGTTCTGGACAAGACACTGTAGCAGGTACTGATCCCCCTCAACCATCGGATCAGGGTACTTCCTGTAGCTGATGGAGACACGGTCTGGAAGCTCTGTGGAGGAATGGAAACACACAGTGATTAACAGTGCAGAGCCATAGTAAGAATACATTCAGAAACACCAGAGAAGATAATAGAGAGATGTCACTCACTATAAACTGTGATGTTCAGCTGTTTCTGACACTGGCCTCCTTCTGTGTAGCATGTAGGTGTGCTATACCATTCAGTcacactgtcaaatcaaatcacattttatttaaaGCAGCAATCCTTAGTTGAAACAATAACCAACTTGATTTAAAGCTGCTACTGTTTGCCACTTTAAAGGCGAAAAAGGTTTTTAAAAATCTCTACTGTGTCtgcctctctcacctgtccaccctcagctgtctgcctctctcacctgtccaccctcagctgtctgcctctctcacctgtccaccctcagctgtctgcctctctcacctgtccaccctcagctgtctgcctctctcacctgtccaccctcagctgtctgcctctctcacctgtccaccctcagctgtctgcctctctcacctgtccaccctcagctgtctgcctctctcacctgtccaccCTCCAGCGTAGGATCTTCACCTCCTTGTCTGTTAGACCAACTCCTCCCTGGGTGGCTTCCCAGCCCATCTCTACAGGGGTATCAGAGCTGCAGTTAGAGGAGGCTGGGTCTCCATGCTTCACCACCAGCCTGGCAGGACTGACCAC
Coding sequences within it:
- the LOC127919791 gene encoding uncharacterized protein LOC127919791 translates to MGWEATQGGVGLTDKEVKILRWRVDSVTEWYSTPTCYTEGGQCQKQLNITVYKLPDRVSISYRKYPDPMVEGDQYLLQCLVQNIAPIGRLRVTFYKVSATGEQTELDTQQKSKDNINTPQNGTFTLDFTPGRDDDGAQLLCSAMLDLGPEGPQPPPVMDSNRLNINVHYKPQITRSPGCFSMSITEGGTISLACSVNVDYLPIIAGLASMVILLAISCFIYSSYYKHRRMSH